The sequence GGTCGATGTGCAAAATATATTTTATGTTCACCACTATTTTTTTGTTACCCTTTTTTTTCTACTTTATTTGTCTTATATTTTCTTTCATCCTATCTTGGCTTCTcgtgatttcatttttttttttctgtagatAACGATATCCTTAGCAATAAAACGAGTTGCATCTCTGAACAGTGAAGTTGGAAAGGTAAATTCTTCACTTGTGCCCTCTCTAACCATTTATTCCTTGTGAAATCGGTGAAGATATTCTTTTGAAAGGTTAAAGACTGGTACAATCTTTATGTGCATTTATTTTGTTATACCGGCTGTACGAGGTGCACTCATCTGAAACTTAAAAAATATGGCACTTATCTTCAAAATTGGGGGCTACTGAACTGGTATCCCGAAAAAACCTGCCATAATAGGTGGAATTTTCGTGTTCATTTTTGACCACCGAATTGGATATATATATCCAGCTAAAAATTATACCAACACCATAAAATGGATAATTTAAAACGGTTTCTGAAATGGACTTTATCATCACTTGGAAACTGAATCTGAATATTATATTCTGAATGCAGTTCCAAACCATGTGCATTATGGCTACAATAGGCAATCCTGTCAACTAAGGCTGCAAATCAGCCTCCGGGAATGATAAAGTGATGAACTATAATCGATTCCTTCCATTAATGTCTTCACAAGTAATACTACGTCCTTCTAATACTTTCACCTATAAATACCTACATCGCATCATAAACACAAATCCACAACTTCAGGAAACCCATAGagaaagattttcttttttcttgcattccATTTCATAAGGCGGTCTGATATCCGAAACTATGACAGCTATTAAGAAATCAGTGTCCGTACTATTCATGGTTCTGGTCCTCATGGCTGTCGTGAGTGAATTGGCAAATGCAAGTTCTATTATAGTGTACGCTGGACCAGGGTGCAACAATCGTGCTGAAAGGCATTTGAAATGTGGGTGTTCAAACATTGGTCTACGAGGTGGTTATGAATTTACTTACGGTGGACAAAGTGCTGCCATGTATTGGCAGTCTAATTGCGAGGGTGCATCTCAATTTATCCTCCGTGGTGATTCCCGTAGCTGTGACGCATATACATGGAAGAGTATGTTTATTCAGTGTTAAGTATACGTGATGCCAAAAGTGACTAGCTCTACTATTATGTGTTTCGATCCCTTTGGATCCAATAAATAACGCCATGAGTAAAATAGCAAGGTGGTAATAGTTTTTGGCTTTATCTCGTTTATTGTGAGTTGCTTGTGAGGTATATGTGTGTAATGGTTATCTAATTTCTAGTAGCTTTGTGAGTGTTATCTCAACACTATTTTAATGAAATGAATTTTATCTAATGTCACATCCCTTTTTATCCCCCCAAAAGCAAGAACTGTATTAAATAGGCCTACGAGAGAGATAAGAACAGTCAAGAAACAGAAGAacacccaaaaaaacaaaaagggaTATACAGTCTTTCAATTTTTGGATAGTTAACTGTTACTCTTCACAGCTAGGTTAGCACTCAGGAGTCACAGCCACCAAAAAATCATTTTGCTGGGGCAAACCGTTCAAAAACAAACGCGTAGAAAAGAGATAAATATACAGTGATAAAATGAATTCTCAGTTTAGATAAAATTAGAAGNNNNNNNNNNTTATTAGATTTCTCCGAAATTCAATACCATTTGTCTTCAGGAGATGAAATCTTCCGCTGGAACTTTCATTTTTGCCTCTAAACTTTGTATAACTAGAAA comes from Papaver somniferum cultivar HN1 chromosome 7, ASM357369v1, whole genome shotgun sequence and encodes:
- the LOC113292679 gene encoding antimicrobial peptide 1-like, which encodes MTAIKKSVSVLFMVLVLMAVVSELANASSIIVYAGPGCNNRAERHLKCGCSNIGLRGGYEFTYGGQSAAMYWQSNCEGASQFILRGDSRSCDAYTWKSMFIQC